The Acidobacteriota bacterium sequence CAAGGGCAAGGTCGGCCCGCTGGATTACAACCAGCTTGAGCAGCTCTACCTGAGTCTGAAGGACGAGAAGGCCAGACTCGTCGCCCAGCTCGCCGGCGTCACCAAGCCGCAAAAAGACGCGCAGGCGAAGATGAGCCAGTATCTCGCCGATAACATGGTCGACCTCGGTCCCGAAGCGCTCGACAACCTGCGCAAGGCGAATCGCGATTGGGATCCGCGCATCGTCCAGATCAACGTGAACTCGGCCAACCTGGTCGACCGCTGCGAATCCTGCCACATGGGCGCGCGGCAGCCCATCGAGATCACGGCGGCCGCGATGATGTCCAAAGGCAAGAAGCCGGACGCCTACGCGCAGGCCTTCGTTTCTCATCCCGAGCGCCAGCTGCTCACGCTGCACGATCCGGAAAAGTTCGGCTGCGCGCCCTGCCATGGCGGCAACGGCCGCGCCACTTCCAGCGTGGAAAAAGGACACGGCAACTACGAGCATTGGCTGTGGCCGCTGTGGAAGAAGGAGAACGTGGAGGCCGGGTGCCAGACCTGTCACGCGGCGGACATGGTGCTCGCCGCTCCGGGTGGGCCGGAGCTGGGCAAGACCATCGACTACGGCAAAGACATGTTCCGCGTCCGCGGCTGCAACGGATGCCATCGCTACGAGGGCTACGACAGGGAACCGGAAGACGTGATCTTCTTCCGCCAGCAGATCAAGCAGTTGGAGTCACAACAGAAAGACAACCTGCACCAGGCGGCCGTGCTGAGCAAGCAGGGTGACACCGCCGCGGACAACGCGGTCGCCAACAACTACTACCAGCAGGCGGAGAACCTGCGCGTCGAGAACTCGAACCTCGCCGGCAAGATCGAGCAGCTGGATCTGCAGATGCGCAGCGCCCTGCACGATATGAAGAAGATCGGCCCGAACTTGAAAGACATTCGGGCCAAACTCAATAAGAACTGGATCCCGGTGTGGTTGAAGAAGCCGACGGACTTCCGTCCCACCACTAAGATGCCGAACTTCCGTCTCGGCGATGAAGACATCCGGGCCATCTCGGCGTATCTGTGGCAAGCGGCGCTGACCGACGGTGTCCCCAAGGCGAAGCCGGGCGACGCCGGCCATGGCAAGGAATTGCTGGAGACGCGCGGCTGCCTCGCCTGCCACTCCATCGGTGAGGGCTCCGACCTGCAAGGCGGCACCTTTGCGGCGAACCTGTCGCGCCTGGGCGAGAAGGCGAACTTCGATTACATCGCGCGCTGGGTACACAACCCGCGGCTGCGCATCCGGCCCTACTGTCCGTATGAGAAGAAAGATATCGGGCCGGAGGACTACGCGAAGAAGGGCGTGCCTTACGTCTTCGACGAAGACCACTCGACCTGCCCGAATGATGGCCATGAGCTGCAGTATCAGCAGATGACGGTGATGCCCATCCTGCGGCTCAGCGAATCCGACGCCGCCGACGTGGCCACCTTCCTCATGACACAGAAGAAGAAGGAGGCGGCGGATTATCCCGACGCTCCTTACATGGACGACGCCAAGCTGAAAGACCTCGGCCGCGCCAAAATCCGCCAGTACGGCTGCGCCGGATGCCACGAGATCGCCGGCTTCGAAGATGAAGGCCGCATCGGCACCGAACTCACCCAGGAAGGCGCCAAGCCGATCGAGCGGCTCGACTTCGCGCTGCTCACGGAAGAAGCCAAGCGCGGCGGCGTGAACCCGGTCCTCAACCAAGTGGTCAGCCAGAACCTGGGCCCATGGTATGGCGGCAAGTACCCATCGAACGCGAAGGAGATCGGGCCGTGGTACGACACCAAAGGATTCTTCGAGAAGAAGCTGCTGGTGCCGAACCTTTACGACTACGACGTTGAGGGCCGTCCCAAGGTCAAGAAAGAAGAAGAGTACTTGCGCATGCCCGATCCGCACCTGAGCGACGAGCAGCGCAACGCCATCGTCACCTTCCTGCTCGGAAGCCAGGACCCGACCGTGCCCGCAGATTACAAGTACAAGCCGGGCGGCGCCGATCGCGACATCCAGGAAGGCTGGTGGGTCGTCAAGAAATACAACTGCATGGGATGCCACCAGTTCGTCCCCGGGCAGCAGACCGTGCTGATGGGGATGACGCGCTATCAGGATCCCGACTGGAAAGAGCAACTGCCGCCCAAGCTGCTGACCGAGGGCGCGCGTGTCGATCCCGTCTGGCTGATGCGCTTCCTGCGCAATCCCGCGCTCAGCGAGACCGACACGAATCGCAACGGCGTGCGTCCGTACCTGAAGGCGCACATGCCTACGTTCTTCTTGTCGGATAACGAGCTGCGCAAACTGGTGCGCTTCTTCCAGGCGCTCTCGCAGCAGCCCATGCCCTACATCCCGCAGCGTGTCGAGACGCTCACCGCGAAAGAGCTGGATATGGGGCGCAGCCTCTTCTCGTCCACTGCCGCGCCCTGCTTGAAGTGTCACGCAACCGGCGATCCGAACCACGACAAGACCGCCACCGCGCCGAACTTCCTGCTCGCCAAAGAACGCCTGAAGCCGGGCTGGATGGAGCGCTGGATCATCGATCCGCAAGCCATCTCGCCGGGCACGTCCATGCCCAGCGGCCTCTTTCGCAAGCAGGGTGAGCAATGGGTGTTCAGCGGGCCGATCCCGCCGAGCTTCCAGGGCTACGAGGGCGACCACACCAAACTACTCGTGCGCTACATGATGCAGCTCACGCCGGAAGAACAGCGCCGTGTGGCCGGCATGATGGGGCGCGCCAGCGCGGCGCCCGCGCCTTCCGCGAAGAAGACGGGCGCGGGTGCTGCTCCTGCGAGTAGGCCGGGGAAGGCGGCAAAACGCGCTACCAGCCCATCGGCCTCCGGCGCTTCGCGTTAGAATGACTGGTTTGACCACGGGTGCGCACGCAAGCAGTACGAACACGTTCGAGAAAGGGTTAAGAACCTATGAACCGGAAATCCCTGGCGCTCACCGCGCTTCTCTCCCTCTTAGTACTGGTAGCTCTCATCGGTTGCGGCTCGAAAGAGAACACCGAACAGAGCACCTCTGAAACGCCCAAGCCGGTAACTCCGATGGACAAGAGCCAGGTCGCAAGCGTCTCCGGCATGGCGAAGTTCGAAGGCACCGCGCCCAAGCCGACCAAGATCGACATGAGCCAGGACCCAGCCTGCAAGAAGACCGGCGCCGAGAACATGACCGAGACGGTGGTGGTCGACGATAAAGGCGACCTCGCCAACGTGTTCGTCTACGTGAAAGACGGCCTCGGCGATCGCGCCTTCGAAGTCCCGAAGGACAAAGCGACCCTCGACCAGCAAGGCTGCCGCTACCATCCGCACGTGCTCGGCGTCATGGCCGGCCAGACGGTCGAGATCAAGAACGACGACGACACCACCCACAACATCCACCCGGCACCGAAAGCCAACAAGGAATGGAATGAGTCGCAACCGCCCAAGGGCGCGCCGCTTGAGAAAAACTTTGCGCGCCAGGAAGTCCTCATCCCGGTGAAGTGCAATCAGCATCCGTGGATGAAGATGTACATCGGCGTGGTCAAGCATCCGTACTTC is a genomic window containing:
- a CDS encoding carboxypeptidase regulatory-like domain-containing protein, which produces MNRKSLALTALLSLLVLVALIGCGSKENTEQSTSETPKPVTPMDKSQVASVSGMAKFEGTAPKPTKIDMSQDPACKKTGAENMTETVVVDDKGDLANVFVYVKDGLGDRAFEVPKDKATLDQQGCRYHPHVLGVMAGQTVEIKNDDDTTHNIHPAPKANKEWNESQPPKGAPLEKNFARQEVLIPVKCNQHPWMKMYIGVVKHPYFAVTDRDGKYEIKDLPPGDYTIAAVHEKYGEQTTKLHVEAKKDMKDQNFTFKP
- a CDS encoding cytochrome c, yielding MAEQLPPQDDPVTSKSLALPYLIATVILLGTLLWAIYDENWGTRPWKGFQTEFKDRYENYLKSVRTRSAQAEKDLTSASEYQALQADYDRVSSGIKPQVDQLNKEINKVNRDIGIVQTAFVDARAHVSADTYALETTSSDKSRESKKKDLDAYKAKQQFSVTLPDKGKVGPLDYNQLEQLYLSLKDEKARLVAQLAGVTKPQKDAQAKMSQYLADNMVDLGPEALDNLRKANRDWDPRIVQINVNSANLVDRCESCHMGARQPIEITAAAMMSKGKKPDAYAQAFVSHPERQLLTLHDPEKFGCAPCHGGNGRATSSVEKGHGNYEHWLWPLWKKENVEAGCQTCHAADMVLAAPGGPELGKTIDYGKDMFRVRGCNGCHRYEGYDREPEDVIFFRQQIKQLESQQKDNLHQAAVLSKQGDTAADNAVANNYYQQAENLRVENSNLAGKIEQLDLQMRSALHDMKKIGPNLKDIRAKLNKNWIPVWLKKPTDFRPTTKMPNFRLGDEDIRAISAYLWQAALTDGVPKAKPGDAGHGKELLETRGCLACHSIGEGSDLQGGTFAANLSRLGEKANFDYIARWVHNPRLRIRPYCPYEKKDIGPEDYAKKGVPYVFDEDHSTCPNDGHELQYQQMTVMPILRLSESDAADVATFLMTQKKKEAADYPDAPYMDDAKLKDLGRAKIRQYGCAGCHEIAGFEDEGRIGTELTQEGAKPIERLDFALLTEEAKRGGVNPVLNQVVSQNLGPWYGGKYPSNAKEIGPWYDTKGFFEKKLLVPNLYDYDVEGRPKVKKEEEYLRMPDPHLSDEQRNAIVTFLLGSQDPTVPADYKYKPGGADRDIQEGWWVVKKYNCMGCHQFVPGQQTVLMGMTRYQDPDWKEQLPPKLLTEGARVDPVWLMRFLRNPALSETDTNRNGVRPYLKAHMPTFFLSDNELRKLVRFFQALSQQPMPYIPQRVETLTAKELDMGRSLFSSTAAPCLKCHATGDPNHDKTATAPNFLLAKERLKPGWMERWIIDPQAISPGTSMPSGLFRKQGEQWVFSGPIPPSFQGYEGDHTKLLVRYMMQLTPEEQRRVAGMMGRASAAPAPSAKKTGAGAAPASRPGKAAKRATSPSASGASR